The Myxococcales bacterium genome has a segment encoding these proteins:
- the larC gene encoding nickel pincer cofactor biosynthesis protein LarC — protein MARNPVTDLRGAHLHFDPHAGIAGDMTVAALVDLGVPRDVITGAVEALGLEGLETRFEARKRGAFVATGFVVTCPSGVSPAKGKRRAHAHGHAHPTHHAHDEAHSHHDHEAHGHDHEAHAHRDYAEIRERLRKARLAPATRDLALAIFERIAIVEGARHGVPVDEVTFHEVGAWDSLADIVGAAAALSYIAPASVSSGPVVLGTGQVKTAHGLLPVPAPATAALLQGLPVLSEGKGELTTPTGAAILAAIVERFGPAPPMQLLATGYGAGTKELPDRPNVLRVMAGKPLGQGLPDASAQVWLLQTNVDDMSGQLVAPLVEALFDAGAVDAWCTPIFMKKGRPAVEVSALAPPAVKAAVENAFFVHSSTLGVRSTPYHRTVLGRAHATVETRLGTVKVKLASRDGEIIGVSPEFEDCRALARRIGKPVREVYEEAAASARALRTNPGPAPGPRKTAAAPPAKKGRRSPRR, from the coding sequence ATGGCCCGAAATCCCGTCACAGATCTGCGCGGCGCGCACCTTCACTTCGACCCGCATGCCGGCATCGCGGGTGACATGACCGTGGCCGCTCTCGTCGACCTCGGTGTCCCGCGGGACGTGATCACCGGCGCCGTCGAGGCACTGGGCCTCGAGGGGCTCGAAACCCGCTTCGAGGCGCGGAAACGGGGGGCCTTTGTGGCCACCGGTTTCGTGGTGACCTGTCCGTCCGGGGTGAGCCCAGCCAAGGGCAAGCGGAGGGCGCACGCTCACGGTCACGCTCACCCCACGCACCACGCTCACGACGAAGCCCACTCGCACCACGATCACGAAGCGCACGGGCACGACCATGAAGCTCACGCCCACCGCGACTACGCCGAGATTCGCGAACGTCTCCGCAAGGCGCGTCTCGCGCCCGCCACGAGGGACCTGGCGCTCGCGATCTTCGAGCGCATCGCCATCGTGGAAGGGGCCCGGCACGGCGTGCCCGTCGACGAGGTGACGTTTCACGAGGTGGGGGCCTGGGATTCGCTCGCAGACATCGTGGGTGCGGCCGCCGCGCTTTCGTACATCGCACCGGCTTCGGTGAGCAGCGGGCCCGTCGTGCTCGGCACGGGCCAGGTCAAGACGGCACATGGCCTTTTGCCTGTGCCCGCCCCGGCCACGGCGGCCCTGCTGCAGGGCCTACCCGTGCTCAGCGAGGGCAAAGGTGAGCTGACCACACCCACGGGGGCCGCGATTCTGGCGGCGATCGTGGAGCGGTTCGGGCCTGCGCCCCCCATGCAGTTGTTGGCCACGGGCTATGGCGCGGGAACGAAGGAGTTACCCGACCGACCGAACGTGCTGCGTGTCATGGCGGGCAAACCCTTGGGGCAAGGTCTGCCCGACGCCAGCGCTCAGGTTTGGCTGCTGCAAACGAACGTCGACGACATGTCGGGCCAGCTCGTCGCACCGCTCGTCGAAGCCCTCTTCGACGCGGGAGCCGTGGACGCATGGTGTACGCCCATCTTCATGAAAAAGGGCCGCCCCGCCGTGGAGGTCTCGGCCCTGGCGCCGCCCGCCGTGAAGGCCGCGGTCGAGAACGCCTTCTTCGTTCACTCGAGCACGCTCGGCGTGAGGAGCACGCCTTACCACCGGACCGTGCTCGGTCGTGCACACGCCACGGTCGAGACGCGTCTTGGCACCGTGAAGGTCAAGCTGGCGTCACGCGATGGCGAGATTATCGGCGTGAGCCCCGAGTTCGAGGACTGTCGCGCGTTGGCGCGCCGTATCGGCAAGCCGGTGCGTGAGGTGTACGAAGAGGCGGCCGCGTCGGCCCGGGCGCTGCGTACGAACCCGGGCCCTGCGCCCGGCCCTCGAAAGACCGCCGCCGCTCCCCCCGCCAAAAAGGGCCGTCGGAGCCCGCGCCGATGA
- a CDS encoding PAS domain S-box protein, with protein sequence MTKRPGRGQGYKGEGAGDDAREFESEATTRTRRQTLARFPLLPPADVLKNVLEFSRAVTVDLGDGDLYRILFDGLRALLPGRLVAVRVLDPKTHAATQVLADAPLVDDVLEMLATVQRGALDHQNVRDNLPRDPQGRGELALPDFIRLVDEHPLIFRDAVAGFTVPLLAGGQMMGEVHVNYPEIVEGSGAQGWFPVKPDQGLVIPIANHIAVVGHTRRLLRETSYLQEYLEQLVDQANALIVATDLEGKVTVWNRALHRLTGFSRWEAIGKDLGSWWKELGTPQLPLVMRQAAASGDTVTREMQLPSAGGAVIRAAFNVVTVKTGEMPAAILAVGQDVTAFRALQGQVIHAEKLATLGQIAAGVAHEINNPLTSIQVCADAVGRKAKLALEGRVPNAFEPADIDRLKKITEGAERIRRFAKDLVTYARPSGTENEPFDLNDLVAHGLSFCEHVLDEANATVERDLHPDLPPLTAIRDQILQVVINLITNAAQALPTEGGQVRVRTWRRGNAAVGVAISDTGRGIREADRPHVFEPFFTTKPAGRGTGLGLSIVRNIVFSHGGQITFQSRQGGGTTFVVTLPLAREVPTPPDADASDAVEPQKNVRGPRPSRHRESKPE encoded by the coding sequence ATGACGAAAAGGCCGGGCAGGGGGCAAGGGTATAAGGGTGAGGGGGCAGGAGACGACGCGCGCGAGTTCGAGTCCGAGGCCACCACACGCACGCGCCGCCAAACCCTGGCCCGGTTTCCGCTGCTGCCTCCCGCCGATGTGCTCAAGAACGTGCTCGAGTTTTCGCGGGCGGTGACGGTGGATCTGGGCGACGGCGATCTTTACCGCATTCTGTTCGACGGGCTGAGGGCGCTGCTTCCGGGGCGTCTCGTGGCCGTTCGTGTCTTGGACCCGAAGACGCACGCTGCGACCCAGGTGCTCGCGGATGCGCCGCTGGTCGACGACGTGCTCGAGATGCTCGCCACCGTGCAGCGGGGCGCGCTCGACCACCAGAACGTGCGCGACAACCTTCCCCGTGACCCGCAGGGGCGCGGCGAGCTGGCCCTCCCTGACTTCATTCGCCTCGTCGACGAACATCCGCTCATCTTCAGGGACGCCGTGGCAGGGTTCACCGTGCCCTTGCTCGCGGGGGGCCAGATGATGGGCGAGGTTCACGTGAACTACCCGGAGATCGTGGAAGGGTCGGGCGCCCAAGGCTGGTTTCCGGTCAAGCCGGATCAAGGCCTGGTGATCCCGATCGCGAACCACATCGCGGTGGTGGGACACACGAGGAGGCTGCTGCGGGAGACCTCGTACCTTCAAGAATACCTCGAGCAGCTCGTCGACCAAGCCAACGCGCTCATCGTCGCCACGGACCTCGAGGGCAAGGTTACGGTGTGGAACCGTGCCTTGCATCGGCTCACGGGGTTTTCGCGATGGGAGGCGATTGGAAAAGATTTGGGCTCCTGGTGGAAGGAGCTGGGAACGCCCCAGCTGCCGCTCGTCATGAGGCAGGCGGCCGCTTCCGGGGACACCGTCACCCGCGAGATGCAGCTTCCCTCGGCGGGCGGCGCCGTCATTCGTGCGGCCTTCAACGTGGTAACGGTGAAAACGGGCGAAATGCCAGCTGCCATCTTGGCGGTGGGCCAAGACGTCACGGCGTTCCGTGCGCTTCAGGGCCAGGTCATACACGCCGAAAAGCTTGCGACGCTCGGTCAGATCGCCGCGGGCGTCGCGCACGAGATCAACAACCCGCTGACGTCGATTCAAGTGTGCGCGGATGCGGTGGGACGCAAGGCGAAGCTGGCGCTCGAGGGTCGGGTGCCGAACGCCTTCGAACCCGCCGACATCGATCGCCTGAAGAAGATCACGGAGGGCGCCGAGCGCATTCGGCGCTTCGCCAAAGATCTCGTCACCTACGCTAGACCGAGCGGCACCGAAAACGAGCCGTTCGACCTGAACGATCTCGTGGCGCATGGACTTTCGTTCTGCGAGCACGTGCTCGACGAGGCAAACGCCACCGTCGAGCGGGATCTTCACCCTGATCTACCCCCGCTCACCGCCATCCGCGATCAGATCCTGCAGGTGGTAATCAACCTCATCACGAACGCGGCCCAGGCTTTGCCCACGGAAGGGGGACAAGTGCGCGTTCGTACCTGGCGTCGGGGAAACGCCGCGGTCGGCGTGGCGATTTCGGACACCGGCAGAGGCATCCGCGAGGCCGACAGACCCCATGTGTTCGAGCCGTTCTTCACCACCAAGCCTGCGGGCCGTGGCACGGGGCTCGGGCTCTCGATCGTACGCAACATCGTGTTTTCACACGGGGGACAAATCACCTTCCAAAGCCGTCAGGGTGGAGGTACAACCTTCGTGGTCACCTTGCCGCTGGCGCGGGAAGTGCCGACCCCTCCCGACGCCGACGCGTCGGATGCCGTGGAGCCGCAAAAGAACGTTCGAGGGCCTCGGCCCTCAAGACATCGAGAGTCGAAACCAGAATGA
- a CDS encoding EI24 domain-containing protein has protein sequence MGLVRGLWAPFRGAAFIARHGLWGYLALPVLANVLVAALAGYLAFWATDRWFPSEPEGWAHVGKLAFAAFLTVPAFLALYPLVSAPFVDLLSEKTEVIVKGGHPSAGFWAGAVQAVMHGAVKSALYLFAIGLANLLVWVTGVGAVLALALGGLFLAFDGFDYPLARRKVSFLGKWRYLFAHPAMTAGYAVSTSFVFFVPFAFVIAPPLAAVGATLAFLDDAADPVRAPRQANPVPHGQGKGQHLDTIEQFR, from the coding sequence GTGGGACTCGTTCGCGGCCTGTGGGCACCCTTTCGAGGTGCCGCTTTCATCGCGCGGCACGGTTTGTGGGGCTACCTTGCCCTTCCCGTGCTCGCGAACGTCCTCGTGGCGGCTCTGGCGGGCTACCTGGCGTTTTGGGCCACCGACCGTTGGTTTCCCTCGGAGCCCGAAGGCTGGGCCCATGTGGGCAAGCTTGCCTTCGCGGCCTTCCTGACCGTTCCCGCTTTTTTGGCGCTTTACCCTCTGGTTTCCGCCCCGTTCGTGGATCTTCTCTCGGAAAAGACGGAAGTGATCGTCAAGGGGGGGCACCCCTCCGCGGGGTTCTGGGCGGGCGCGGTCCAGGCGGTCATGCATGGCGCGGTGAAGTCCGCGCTCTACCTGTTTGCGATTGGCTTGGCCAACCTTCTCGTTTGGGTAACGGGGGTAGGGGCGGTACTGGCCCTGGCCCTCGGCGGGCTGTTTTTGGCCTTCGACGGCTTCGATTATCCGTTGGCCCGCAGGAAGGTGTCATTCCTAGGCAAATGGCGATACCTTTTTGCGCACCCGGCCATGACTGCGGGATATGCCGTATCCACTTCTTTCGTGTTTTTCGTCCCGTTCGCCTTCGTCATCGCGCCGCCGCTCGCAGCGGTGGGGGCCACGCTGGCGTTCCTCGACGACGCGGCCGATCCGGTGCGGGCGCCCCGACAGGCCAATCCGGTGCCGCATGGCCAGGGGAAGGGCCAACACCTTGACACAATTGAGCAATTTCGTTAA